Proteins from a genomic interval of Kitasatospora kifunensis:
- a CDS encoding TetR family transcriptional regulator: MDREQSSAEQDVRTVTVAEQGPGNRRAAAQRQQMRQDLAAAAMELFATQGYEETTVDQIAAAAGVARRTFFRYFRSKEEAIFPDHDDTLVRVADLLASAEPEEHPLDVVCRGIKEVLHMYAATPGVSVARYQLIRQVPTLREREIAVVARYERLFTRYLLGRFDATGTAAGGARNERGPERDHATVGTGAEGVAVPAGWQHGGDDDSMLAEVSAAAVVAAHNHVLRRWLRAGGHGDVEAQLEHSFEVIRGTFWATPPRGVRRRGTVVAPGATEDAATPLELAAASALSATPGGEVLITVARTDAPLELVLDSIKAALGR; this comes from the coding sequence ATGGATCGGGAACAGTCATCCGCCGAGCAGGACGTGCGTACGGTCACGGTCGCGGAGCAGGGGCCCGGCAACCGCCGGGCCGCCGCGCAGCGCCAGCAGATGCGCCAGGACCTGGCGGCGGCCGCGATGGAGCTGTTCGCCACCCAGGGCTACGAGGAGACGACGGTCGATCAGATCGCCGCCGCCGCGGGCGTGGCCCGGCGCACCTTCTTCCGCTACTTCCGCTCCAAGGAGGAGGCGATCTTCCCGGACCACGACGACACCCTGGTCCGGGTGGCCGACCTGCTGGCCAGCGCCGAGCCCGAGGAGCACCCGCTGGACGTGGTCTGCCGCGGCATCAAGGAGGTGCTGCACATGTACGCGGCCACCCCCGGTGTCTCGGTGGCGCGCTATCAGCTGATCCGCCAGGTGCCGACGCTGCGCGAGCGGGAGATCGCCGTGGTGGCCCGCTACGAGCGGCTCTTCACTCGGTACCTGCTGGGTCGCTTCGACGCCACCGGAACGGCGGCGGGAGGAGCGAGGAACGAGCGAGGACCAGAGCGTGACCACGCCACCGTCGGCACCGGAGCCGAGGGCGTGGCCGTCCCGGCGGGCTGGCAGCACGGCGGGGACGACGACTCGATGCTCGCCGAGGTCTCGGCGGCGGCCGTGGTCGCGGCTCACAACCACGTGCTGCGCCGCTGGCTGCGGGCCGGCGGCCACGGGGACGTGGAGGCGCAGCTGGAGCACTCCTTCGAGGTGATCAGGGGCACCTTCTGGGCCACCCCGCCGCGTGGGGTGCGACGCCGTGGCACGGTTGTGGCACCCGGTGCCACCGAGGATGCCGCGACCCCGCTGGAGTTGGCGGCAGCCAGCGCACTGAGTGCCACCCCGGGCGGTGAGGTACTCATCACAGTGGCCAGAACCGATGCGCCACTGGAGCTGGTACTGGACAGCATCAAGGCCGCGCTCGGCCGCTAG